The sequence below is a genomic window from Macaca nemestrina isolate mMacNem1 chromosome 13, mMacNem.hap1, whole genome shotgun sequence.
cccataAACTTCTTAATGAAAACGCccccttggccaggcgtggtggctcacacctgtaatcccagcactttgggaggctgacgggtggatcacctgaggtcaggagttcgagacccacctggctaacctggtgaaaccccatctctactttacaaaaattaggtaggtgtggtggcaggcgcctgtaatctcagctactcgggagtctgaggcaacacacacacacacacacacacacacacacacacacacacacacttctgtgTCAAGTGGGAAGACTGGCAGCAAGAGCACTGCAGGCTTTCACACGCTATTCTTCCTAGTCATTATTCATCACAAGCCTCTCAACTGCCTTTTGTGTGCTGAGCATCTCTCACACAGCAGCTAAGAAATGAACACGGAAGAAAGCAAGAATGGAAAGCAAAACCTCTTTAGGTCAATGCCTTGTATTGCCTAAAAGATGATTAGGTGAGTTGAATAGCAGAGCAGGGTAGAGAGCTCTGTATTATTTGTTTTAGAGTTTTGAGAACCTATCACGTTGTTTGCACATTGTTGGAGTCACTTAAGAACAcccattttcaaataaataactaCATTCCAAAGCCAAGTGCCCAGAAATGGAAACCACATTTACCAAGGTCAAGATTACAATGAGTATGAGGGTGAGGATAGACAGAGAGGGCTGCCTCTAGCCCATGaggcttttttttgagacggagtttcactcttgttgctcaggctggagtgcaatggtgtgatctcagctcactgcaacctccgcctcctgggttcaagtgattcacctgcctcagcctcccaagtagctgggattacaggcatgtgccaccatgcccggctaattttgtgtttttagtagagacagggtttctccacgttggtcaggctggtctcgaactcctgtcctcaggtgatctgcctgcctcagcctcccaaagtgctgggattacaggcgtgagccaccgtacccggccccaTGAGGCTTTTATGAGAATTAGGAAGAGCCCAGGGCCAGATGCACAGAATGGCACACAGGGTGGCCTGAGGGCAGCAATGCAGTCTCCTCATCCAGCAAGCAGAGTTTTCCAAGGAAAAAGGAACGAATAGGGAGACAATTTAAAAACTCTAAATTCTCTGGAATTAGTTTGCATTTTGAAATCCCATTTATTACCTGGCTCATATATACACCTAGTTTCAAATAAAAAACTACGACAGaaccaaacaaagagaaaaaacaataaacaaccTAAGAAAACAAATTACCTGAGAAATTCGTTAATGCCTTGCTCACTGAAGGAGCCTTTCAGCAGAGCAAATTTCATCTTGCGTGCATTGATGGCGGCCATGGCGGGGTACCCAAACCCGCCAATCCCCAACGCGGTCTCAAGTTCAGACTGGGCTCCGGCTTCTGTCCACAGCCACCTAGAAAACCAGACTGGTTTATAGGGCAAATATGCCTTTTAAATTACTTACGCTCTAGCTAGAAGATCTTAGAGAACAAAAGATCACGCTTCAGATATTTTGtggaatgagaaataaataaaaaacaaaagatgagtTTCTATATGGATTTTCCCTTTTACCTGAAATCCCACCAATATCATTTGGGTTATTAAGCTTGTTCTTGCATTCTGTAGGCATCTAATAAACATTTGCTGGACTAATGGAGAAGGAGCAAGGTCATCGAGAGAGGGACAGCAGGGGGCGCTAGGTACCCAGGGAAAGCTATGGATACTGAGGACGAAAAGCAAAAAGATATATAGGAAggaggcagggcacggtggctcacctgaggtcaggagttcgagaccagcttgaccaatatggtgaaaccctgtctctactaaaattacaaaaattagctgggcatgatggtgtgcgcctgtattcccagctactcaggaggctgaggcaggagaatcgcttgaacccgggagacggaggttgcagtgagctgagattgcaccactgcactccaccctgggagagagagtgagactccatctcaaaaatagaaaaaaagagaaaataggaagGAGATACACTGTTTTGAAAATGTGCCTAGATAAGAGGATAAGGAAACATAATTCTAGTTCCCCTTTCTCATCCAGCCTTCAAGTTCATACTAGAATTCAGGTGCACTACTCATTCTGTGTCTGCTTGCTAACCCGGCACCCCAATCACCATTTAAAACATGATTCCTATGAGAAAAATGCATGCTGTGCTGACAgcccttcattccttcttttcctcccagTGATAAAATGTTCACATCCTGAATAAAAACATATAGCagagcaggccaggtgtggtggctcacacctgtaatcccaggagtctgggaggcagaggcgggtggatcacttgagatcaggagtttgagaccagcctagccaacatggtgaaaccccgactctactaaaaatacaaaaattagctgggtgtggtggcacgcgcctataatccccgctacttgggaggctaggcaggagaggaaaaaaaaaatttttagcagAGCAAACACAGGAACACAGCTTACAAAAACACGGGGGACCCACTCTCAAGAAACCCTATAATCTCCTGTTCAGATGACACTGAGACAATAAGCTCAGTAACTTAcccccacattttctttttgtatttgtctGCCATCTTCAGAAGAACTTCCAGATAAGAATTTCGGCCTGCAGCTCCTGATTTAAACAGACAAACGTTTTTTTAAAGGTAAAGGTAAAGGAGTCCGTAAAATTAATCCATTTAGGAAGTACTCTCAGAGCATCTAGCATAGAACAGCCAAGGGAAATTATTTGTCTGTCTTACCAGTATCAAGGATATGCGGTAGCACAGCCACAACACAGAGCTGGTGCTCCTCACACGTCCTCTTGGCAATGTCCTCGTTGATAATCTGTGGGACTCAGAAGACAAGGGATGATCAGGAGGCTGCATGATACAACACCCAAAGGTAAGCTGGCAAACAAGAACTTCCATTGAAAAGATTTCTCCCAGGACTACTTCCTTGTATGGAAACACCCAGAGGCATGTTCTCTAAGAGGAGATTTTTCTGCTACTGATTCTTAAGCCTGTGGAAGCTGTGGTGGTTGGGGGGGATTAGCACACATATACACGTCTCTGAAATCACAACGCCTGGACacagcctggctctgccacttacttgtTTAAATAGACTATACTTACACGTATTGTATGTTTATACAAACTTGAggttctgtgcctcaatttccccatatataaaatggagataaaaacaGTTATCTACCTCAGTGTtcatgtgagaattaaatgaaacaaacaaacaaaaaaactacataaaGACACCAGAACAGTGCCTGTTACATGATTAGCTACTCAACAAATGTGCTATTACTTTGAAAATGATAAGCAAGAGTGATTAAATACACTCTATCTTTAAGAAGCTCGTATTTCTGTTCACAATGTAATTATTCTAATGCTAAAAGTTATGAAAAGCAACTTATCAGACATTCTTTTCCATTTCAAAGTATAAAAACCACTTTAAAGAGAGTATTTTTAACAAGAAGGGCATAACATGAACACTGTGTCACGACTGCTTTAACGTTCCTCGCTGTCAGCTAAAAAAGCTTTCTGGACTATGAGCAATTTAAGTGGTCTACCTCAAGCAGCTCAGGAGGTGGGGCGTTATCAGAAAACAAATCAAGGGCCCGGGACACTATGTCGGATCTTGTCCGCCCACCGTCGTAATCCACAGGAGACTCGCCTTTCTGAAATATCTTGATTGTAGGAAATCCTCTAATCTATTAAAAAAGAGATCAGAGAATAAAATCCAATTAACAACACAAAATAACACAATCTTTACGGTTTCTAAAACCACCTTATaggtaatttttgtttcttttttaattgaagcagtctcactgttgcccaggctggagagcataggtgcaatctcagcttactgcaacctctgctcctgggttcaagcgattctcctacctcagccgcctgagtagctgggactacaggtgcacaccaccacacccggctaatatttgtatttttagtagagatggggtttcaccatgttggtcaggctggctttgaattcccggcctcaagcgatctgcccgcctaggcctcccaaagtgctgggattacaggcgtgacccaccactcTGGCCTTATAAGTAATTTAATGTAACAAAACTATTCCCCAGACTGCCTGGATTTCAAAGGAATGACTCACAGAGGTCAATGATCAATCAGGGAGTTTTAACAGTCTGTGAAGTTTAGCCCAATCATATTCAAGCCCTGGTATGTAATTAACACAAAGTATCTgctctagaacaaatggaccaACTTACAATAGCCACATGAGCAACGTGAGTAAGTCTGGGCAAGCTGACACCTCACATTAAGTATACCACAGAAGCAGTGTGACATTAGGAGAAAAAAGGTGACAGTCCTGAGTGTCAGACTTGTTAGTTATGACAGTAAAGTGACTTTATCTCTTCACTTACAAAATGGTTTAAACATCTCCTTTACTACCTCATAGGGAGGCCTGGAGTATTGGAAGAAGTAACGAAACACCATGTATTTCACAATGAAATGAGCCTTATGAGGATACTCACCCCGTAGCGGGAGGCTAGAACCTGATTGACGGTAGCATCCACAGCTGCCAGTTTCACTTTTCCTTTCGTCTGCTCTTTTACTTCTGAAGCTGCGGCAGCCCACTCTGGCTCTAGGCTATAGAAAAATATTCGTTTTGTGTTGTTtctttgagacacggtctctctccgttacccaggctggagcgcagtggtgcgatcatggctccctgcagcctcaacctcctgggctcaggcgatcttctcatctcagcctccaacacagctgggactacaggtgcgcgccaccacccaccgttcatttctgtatttttagtagagatggggtttccccatgctgcccaggctggtctcgaactcctggcctcaagtgatccacctcaccAGGCCAAATATTTGGATTTTAACTTGCAgcccaaacattttttttttttttaaagacagagtctcctcCTGTCATACAGgatagagtacagtggtatgatcttagctcagtgcagcctctgcctcccacaatCAACAGATTCTtgcgcctcaacctcccaagtagctgggagtacaggcgcatgccaccacatccagccaatttttttgtatttttagtagaaatggggctttgctgtgttgcccagactggtctcaaactcctggcctcaagtgatctgcctgcctcggcttcccaaagtgctaggattacaggtgtgagccaccacacccggcctatacTTTTCAACTGATCTGTGCATTTCTGCCCAATCCCCAGTTATGTCACACCTAGAAAACATTTTGTGTGTGGCTTTACTAAAGATACCATGCTACCCTTCACATGAGTTTCCCGTTCTACCACTGCCCCTAATCCGGACATGAGTCAGTCCCTTGTTAATCTTCGGCAATATGAGAGAGGAAGCTCTTGGCACTAATGtcaatgttttttttgttttttttgtgatggagtctcgctctgtcgcccaggctggagtgcagcggccggatctcagcttactgcaagctccgcctcccaggtttacgccattctcctgcctcagcctcccgagtagctgggactacaggcgcccgccacctcgcccagctagttttttgtattttttagtagagacggggtttcaccgtgttagccaggatggtctcgatctcctgacctcatgatccgcccgtctcagcctcccaaagtgctgggattacaggcttgagccactgcgcccagccctgtcAATGTTTAATATTCACTTAGAGTCAGAGTTTTTCTGGAAGAGATCTTAGTGGTGATCTACTATCTAGTTCAGCCCTTTCAAAATAAGctaatcaataaattaaaaaaaaaaaataagctaatCAATGTACTGAAAACACTGTGGCTGAACAGACTACTTAGTAGAAGGCACTTACTTTTTGCAGTGTCCACACCAAGGAGCATAGAACTCAACCATCCAAACATCTTCACTGTCCAGAACATTCTCATCAAAGCTGTCATCTGTCAGCTCAATCACATCCTTCTTACTTGAACTATCACTTCTGCCCTGTCATTTATGATATTAAACATCAAACAATTTGGCCAAGAAGAAtacttttcctattttaaataacACTGCTTCTACATCTTAACAAAGTTTTAGGGTTTTTCTTTAGTGAATAAAATAGTGAAAATGGTTGTATTCAAATTGGGTACATTCTTCAGCATTATCATTTTTGCTTGGTAAATAGtcttttactttcaaataattatcAATACATTGAGTACAACATATAACCTGTACCTGAATTCCGTCACCAGCTCTTTTTAGTGAGAACCCTCAACATGGCTCAAAGAACCACCTTAAAAACACTGTTCTAATTCAGACTCAAGTACAGCTACTGCTTCATCCCAGGATGTTCTGCTACATCTTTCATAGACAAAGCCCCTACCAGTCAACAAAGCTAAAAATAACActtaatccttttcttttttcaaagaatGTTCTTCAGTACTAAATCTAAGAAGCAGTCAGCATTGCTTTCTGTTGCCAGGCAGGGTGCAGGGGGCCAGGCAACTATGCTCATTAAATGtctaagtttaaaataaaaggcaagaaCATGGAATCTTTGGGTAAGCTCTGAGCCTGTATAAAGAAGCGAGTTTAACTGGTCTCCTAAAAGTAAAGGcccatttaatatttatatatcttcAAGTTTGTCTTTTCACAAGAACATCAGTGTTAAGCTTCACATTTCATACAAGGGCATCTAAAACACCaatctgctcctctctctctctcttctcccctatCCATTTGTGTAGAATTTTCCATGGATTTGGGGCTGAATGCCACAGATACAGGCCAAGAGGTAATCCAGTCTCATCACAGTTTGCCAAAGCCTACCCAGAGGAGAACCCGTCCATCCCATCCCCACTCTTGACCTACAAGTGCCATGGGATGCCAGCACCTGGCTCCTGGGCCTGGAGCTGAAGTTCACATTCTTCTGTTTTAGCCCAGGGCCCAGGAAGCCTATCTAGGGGCCTGGTACTTGGACTGCAGGTGTGGAAAGAGGCCCTGGGACTGACTGGCCATGGCAACAGCAATCCTGAGGAGCCCAAATGAGCAGGCTGGATGGCTGGTTCCCTCTGGGTTCAGTGGATCCAATCCTCCATTATTCTTTAATTGAAAGTTTACCACTttcacatacttttaaaaaaacaactatcTTTTACAAGGAATCCACACTCTGGCTTCAAAATCACGACACATTAAAAACTGACATTTTATGGTCTTACTTGTTTTCCAGAACTGTATCCTCCGCTCCGTCCCCCGAGGCGATCCTTCACAAGCTGGCGCAGAGCACTGAGCGCAGCATCTACGATGGCTTCACCAGTTCTGCCACCTACAGGAGACGGAAGGTAGGCGGTCCTCAGCCCGGCCTTCAGCAAGTGCCTCATCTGGCCCAGCCCAAGACTGTCTTTACCTCACTGTCAGCTTCACCGGGTGACACAGTTCTGACAACATGTGTATCTCTGACAGAACAAACTTTCTCCCCAGTATGCATTTTGCACTAGACCTAACACTTGGAAAAccaatttctcttcctttctcattattattttttttctgagatggagtctcaccctgttgcccaggctagagtacagtggcacaatctcgggtcactgcaacctccgcctcccaggttcaagtgatttccagctaatttttgtatttttagtagagacggggtttcaccatgtcggccaggctggtcacaaactcctgacctcaagtgatctgcccacctcagcctcccaaagtgctgggatcacaagtgcaAGCCACCGTGTCCAGACTGACTCCTCTTAAGTTTTATGTAGTTAGTGTGAACGAAAACTCCCTGCTCAAATACCATCTCCTAATGAGAATAACTCACAAATGTTTACCGAACATGGACATGGGTGAATAAGAAGCTTAAAATCTAGCTGGGAAAGCAGGGGAATTTCCCAAATACAAAAGGAACTATTTCTGTGAAATACCGGAtagaaaagatggaaaaactAGGTATGAGGTGTTTTGAAGCCAAATAACTGAAAACCATTCCAGGcttctttttttctatcttgCTTGAAACATTGTTAAGCTGAACTTAACAAATCTGCATTAAAACTCACAGAGGCAAGATGACAATAGTCTTTGGAAGTTCACCAAATAAGTTTATTTGCTCAAGAGAGTCAGGGGCTATTAACTAACACAGAAGTACTGGAATAACCTATGCCATCTGCTGTCTTCAGTTTAAAGGCAAAACTAGTTCTAATAGAATCTCTTTAGAAAGTTCCTTTTCTGGAGGgccatagtggctcatgcctgggatcccagcactttgggaggcgtagGCATGTGGAACACCTgaaggcaggagttcgagaccatcctggccaacatggtgaaaccctgtctctactaaaaagacaaaaattagctgggtgtggtgatgggcacctataatcccagttacacaggaggctgaggcaggagaatcacctgaacccaggagacagaggctgcagtgagctcagatcatgccactgcactccagcctgggtggcataaTGGGACTCTacgtcaggaaaaaaaaaaatttttttttttttagagttttctcaaactcctgtactcaagtgatcctcccaaagtggatcggcctcccaaagtgctgggattagagatctAAGGTGTGGCGGCCggccttttgggaggccgaggcaggcagatcatgaggtcaagagttcaagagcagcctgatcaacatggtgaaaccccatctctactaaaaatacaaaaattagccaggcgtggtggcgcacgcctataatcccagctactcaggaggctgaggcaggagaattgcttgaacccgggaggcggaggttgcactgagccaagatagcgccactgtactccagcctgggcaacagagcgagactccatctcaaacaacaaaacaaaacaaaaatacccacAAAATATACTACAGCAGCTCTCAGCAACTATTCAGATAATCGTGCACTGTATCGCTGGCTGAGCCTACCAAGTATGTCACTTGATAACACAGAAGGGCAAGGCCTCAACATGAAACAGCCTCTGCTCCTTATCTATGTCAGGCATCTCCATCATCTGAACCAGTGCCCCTTCCCCAAGTCTTTATCTGGACATATGCCAAATCGTGAAGTATACTAGGAAAAAAACTTTTCAGCATTTTAGGCCACACTGTCTATtgcaactactcaattctgctgatccagtgcaaaagcagccagagaCACTATGTTGACACACAGGTagggctgtgttccaataaactaaatttataaaaacagcAGCAGACTGACTGCACTAAAAACATGCACATTTTCGTAAGTGAGGAAAACTAAAACAAACTATTATTCAAAGGCAGAAAAGCAAGTGTTtactcaggggaaaaaaaaggtctTTCCCTAGAACTTTGGAGCTGGGGAGGCAAGTAGAGACGTGTCCAAGGCCACATCTTTGTCTTCAGACGAGACCTCCAGCCTCGAGACCTGCCCACGACATGTATTTACCAAGTATTTGTCTCATATGCTTTATGTGTACTATTTCAATTAAGCTTCCGGTACCTTAAAATGGGGTTTGcacatccccattttacagagaagcaaGACACTAAGTTTAGTTACGACGTTGTGGAGTGTGGAGAAGCCAGCAGCCAGGCAGACAGGATGGGCTGCCTTCCCAGCTCACACACGACAGATTCTGTATCGCTCACCCCCGCCTTCCCTGCCTTCTATTAGCTGGACCCAGGCAAGTCACCAATGACAGACAACTCTTTGTTTTACTATGATGTTGATGCTGCCACCCAACCTGTGAGCTGGTACTGCTCACATAAAGCAAAACCTAAGATGACAAAGTTCTGTCACTCATATGTTCCATATAACATCTTCAACAAAAACCTTTACCAAATTAGCCATAATTTCAGCTTCAAACAAATTATGCCCAATACTTTTACTAGCACCATGGATCTGGCTCAACGCAGCAACTCTGATTATCTCAAATATAATAATCTGTttgtgatatctttttttttctttctttttttttgagatggagtcttgctctgttgcccaggctggagtgcagtggcgcgatcttggctcactgcaagctccgtattctgggttcaggccattctcctgcctcagcctcctgagtagctgggatacaggtgcccaccactgtgcccagctaatttttttgtaattttagtagagacggggtttcaccatggtctcaatctcctgacctcatgatccgcccacctcagcctcccaaagtgctgggattacaggtgtgagctaccatgcccggcccatttgtGATATCTTAATTAAATAACAggacaaggccgggcgcggtggctcaagcctgtaatcccagcactttgggaggccgagatgggtgaatcatgaggtcaggagattgagaccatcctggctaacacggtgaaaccctgtctctactaaaaaacacaaaaaactagccgggtgaggtggtgggcgcctgtagtcccagctacttgggaggctgaggcaggagaatggcgtaaaccggggaggcggagcttgcagtaagctgagatccggccactgcactccagcctgggcgacagagcaagactccgtctcaaaaaaaaaaaaataaaaataaataaaaataaataaataaataacaggacAATTCTCTAAGACTGTagtgcctataatgccagctacttgggaggctgaagtagaaggattgcctgagcctaggaatttgagtccaggctgggcaacatagcaagactctgtctcttaaaaaaaaaaaaaaaaaaaaagaataatagtgTTGCTGAAATAGCATTTAGTCCTGGGGGGGGGGAACCTGAATTCTATCTTTAGTTGCCTCAGGGGCTCACAGCAGACACTCACAATTTACTTATCTACAAAACAGAATTTGTGTAACCATTTATTATTGACAGTTCAGGAGACTAAGACTCTCAAATTACAGACTCTCCTCTTCTATAGTAGTATGTTAGACCCCTCTCCTACAGTAAAGGGAAGAGAGATTAGAGCAAGAAAATACATGTAGATCTTTATTAAATACAAGTGACTGTAATGAGAAAGACAAGAGAGTAGCACAGAATACTATTTTCTATCATTGCTAATGTGACGTAGACCTAAGCAAGCGTGAAGTGATAACACAAACCTGTGTGACACACATTTCATCTTCAGATTGACTCGGAGGGTGTAGGAATCACTGTGTATC
It includes:
- the LOC105486489 gene encoding protein disulfide-isomerase A6, with product MALLGLGLVSCAFFLAVNGLYSSSDDVIELTPSNFNREVIQSDSLWLVEFYAPWCGHCQRLTPEWKKAATALKDVVKVGAVDADKHQSLGGQYGVQGFPTIKIFGSNKNRPEDYQGGRTGEAIVDAALSALRQLVKDRLGGRSGGYSSGKQGRSDSSSKKDVIELTDDSFDENVLDSEDVWMVEFYAPWCGHCKNLEPEWAAAASEVKEQTKGKVKLAAVDATVNQVLASRYGIRGFPTIKIFQKGESPVDYDGGRTRSDIVSRALDLFSDNAPPPELLEIINEDIAKRTCEEHQLCVVAVLPHILDTGAAGRNSYLEVLLKMADKYKKKMWGWLWTEAGAQSELETALGIGGFGYPAMAAINARKMKFALLKGSFSEQGINEFLRELSFGRGSTAPVGGGAFPTIVEREPWDGRDGELPVEDDIDLSDVELDDLGKDEL